The proteins below come from a single uncultured Carboxylicivirga sp. genomic window:
- a CDS encoding glycosyltransferase, with protein MKISVILSFYNKIDWLKLVLAGYCRQSFKEFEIVIADDGSRDEVVNEIERMKDDYPFNITHVWHLDNGWQKNVILNKPILACNYDYIIFNDGDCIPHRHFVKEHYVNRQPDTALAGRRVYLPKTLTEELTPKMVLRGYLERKGLFRTLLSKEKHVENGFYLSNSYLKNLITKKDRSILGSNFSMPKKQLLEINGFDERYDLPAIGEDNDLEVRWRNYGMKVRSVKHIAIQYHLNHKILPRNPKHMQILKDHQMNNISWTSHGIVKGKED; from the coding sequence ATGAAGATATCCGTAATTCTTTCTTTTTATAATAAAATTGATTGGCTAAAACTAGTTCTGGCTGGTTATTGTAGACAAAGCTTTAAGGAATTTGAAATAGTAATCGCAGATGATGGCTCACGTGATGAAGTTGTAAATGAAATAGAAAGGATGAAGGATGATTATCCTTTTAATATTACTCACGTTTGGCATTTAGATAATGGATGGCAAAAAAATGTGATTTTAAACAAACCAATATTGGCGTGTAATTATGACTATATCATATTTAATGATGGCGATTGTATACCACACAGACATTTTGTAAAAGAGCACTATGTAAATCGCCAACCAGATACTGCTTTAGCTGGCAGAAGAGTTTATCTACCCAAAACATTAACAGAAGAGTTAACACCGAAAATGGTTCTTAGGGGTTACCTTGAACGTAAGGGATTATTTCGTACGCTATTAAGCAAGGAGAAGCATGTTGAAAATGGGTTTTACCTATCAAATTCATATCTTAAAAATTTAATCACAAAGAAAGATCGAAGTATTTTAGGTTCCAATTTTTCAATGCCTAAAAAGCAACTTCTTGAAATTAATGGATTTGATGAAAGATATGATTTGCCAGCAATTGGGGAGGATAATGATTTAGAGGTTAGATGGAGAAATTATGGAATGAAAGTGCGATCTGTAAAGCATATTGCAATTCAATATCACCTAAATCATAAAATACTTCCAAGAAATCCTAAACACATGCAAATCCTAAAGGATCATCAAATGAACAATATTTCATGGACCTCCCATGGAATTGTTAAAGGAAAAGAAGATTAG
- a CDS encoding glycosyltransferase family 25 protein: protein MNKVLNNILQEGVFIVHALNGYRYHEERIKILFKQQGIKYEFVTDGDPSCMNQDVFKSTFDESVLSKFSIGGISCTLNHFYAYKRMLDKGLKYAIVFENDPCFLGDFKNQLAKIFNELEDLESGFIVSLENSTLRFPSVWTTKRNKYLYRANSGRMAGAYIIDAVAAQKIIDDLKLNKCNKIIDIWHNNLIDRGIIKMYWAHPALIEQGSHNGTMSSTISSKKNSLKRKLIWATLKYYKMSIKRLFPEKRIIES from the coding sequence ATGAATAAAGTTCTAAATAATATTCTTCAAGAAGGAGTATTTATTGTCCATGCACTTAATGGATATCGATATCATGAGGAAAGAATCAAGATCTTATTTAAACAACAAGGTATCAAATATGAATTTGTTACTGATGGTGATCCATCATGTATGAATCAAGATGTATTCAAGAGTACTTTTGATGAATCAGTCCTATCAAAATTTTCAATAGGTGGAATTTCCTGTACTCTAAATCATTTTTACGCTTACAAAAGGATGTTAGATAAGGGGCTTAAATATGCAATTGTTTTTGAAAATGATCCTTGCTTTTTAGGCGACTTTAAAAACCAGTTAGCTAAAATTTTTAATGAATTAGAAGATTTGGAAAGTGGTTTTATTGTTTCACTTGAAAATAGTACATTAAGATTCCCTTCTGTTTGGACTACCAAAAGGAATAAATACTTGTACAGAGCTAATTCAGGAAGAATGGCTGGTGCATATATAATTGATGCTGTTGCTGCTCAAAAAATAATTGATGATTTAAAGCTAAATAAGTGTAACAAAATAATTGATATTTGGCACAATAACTTAATAGATAGGGGAATTATTAAAATGTATTGGGCTCATCCCGCCCTTATTGAACAAGGATCTCATAATGGAACAATGAGTTCAACCATATCATCTAAAAAAAATAGCTTAAAAAGGAAACTTATCTGGGCTACATTAAAGTACTATAAAATGTCTATCAAAAGACTATTCCCAGAAAAAAGAATTATTGAATCATAA
- a CDS encoding glycosyltransferase, translated as MNICFCNTNTSWGGGEKWHLEMASAISELPDFKVSFLLNKNSVLDQKIDSEKISKLYFNLKKFSFLSPSSFNQLKKLLKDQNFDVLIFNGPNELKLVARVAKACGIKKIIYRRGSDKAIKNSFINRFLLENVVTHLIANSEATKQSLLKTGIKIEDKIHIINNGIHPPLNLQKGATNKKAIIGALGRLETQKGFDLLLKSASVLKSNNIDFKLIIGGSGSQLGELQEEVAKLNLEDTVEFAGFIEDIYSFLNQCDVFALSSRYEGFGYVMVEAMFCKKPVVAYNISSAKEIVQDNTTGILVDSYNYQAFASALQQLIEDNQTAQLYGNAGQIRANEFFSFNKSITKFIKVLSQN; from the coding sequence ATGAATATTTGCTTTTGTAATACAAATACAAGCTGGGGTGGTGGAGAAAAATGGCATCTCGAAATGGCATCTGCTATATCTGAGCTTCCGGATTTTAAGGTATCTTTTCTTCTGAACAAAAACAGTGTATTAGATCAAAAAATAGATTCAGAAAAAATCAGTAAACTATATTTTAATCTTAAGAAGTTTAGTTTTTTGAGTCCATCAAGTTTTAATCAACTTAAAAAGTTATTGAAAGATCAAAACTTTGATGTACTAATCTTTAATGGCCCTAACGAACTTAAATTAGTTGCCAGAGTTGCAAAAGCCTGTGGAATCAAAAAAATCATTTATAGAAGAGGAAGTGATAAAGCAATAAAAAATTCATTTATCAACCGATTTCTTCTCGAGAATGTTGTTACCCATTTAATTGCCAATTCAGAAGCAACTAAACAATCGCTCTTAAAAACAGGAATTAAAATTGAGGACAAAATCCATATTATCAATAATGGAATTCATCCACCATTAAATCTACAAAAAGGAGCAACCAATAAAAAAGCAATCATCGGTGCCTTAGGCAGACTTGAAACCCAGAAAGGTTTTGATCTACTTCTTAAATCAGCTTCCGTTTTAAAAAGTAACAATATTGATTTTAAACTTATCATTGGTGGAAGTGGGAGTCAGCTTGGTGAATTACAAGAAGAAGTAGCAAAGCTAAATTTGGAGGATACTGTGGAATTTGCCGGTTTTATTGAAGATATATATAGCTTTTTAAATCAATGTGATGTTTTTGCTTTATCATCAAGATACGAAGGATTTGGTTATGTAATGGTAGAGGCAATGTTTTGCAAGAAACCTGTTGTTGCCTATAATATTAGTTCGGCAAAAGAAATTGTTCAAGACAACACAACAGGTATATTAGTTGACTCATACAACTATCAGGCATTTGCCTCAGCTTTACAACAACTAATTGAAGATAATCAAACGGCTCAACTTTATGGTAATGCAGGCCAAATAAGAGCAAATGAATTTTTTAGTTTTAATAAATCAATAACAAAGTTTATAAAAGTATTATCTCAAAACTAA
- a CDS encoding glycosyltransferase family 2 protein yields the protein MKISGFTMVKNAGKLYYPFKESVLSILPIVDEFVIALGDCDQEDNTLQLIEEINSPKIKVINTVWDVKEYPHGSILAQQTDVAKEHCTGDWLFYLQADEVIHEKDHQTIVETCKKHVDNSDVEGLLFKYIHFWGDYDHAFVSNHGWYRNEIRIIRNQKNIHSWRDAQSFRVIDNFSKEKYLEKEETRKLNVAPLDADVYHYGWVRPPKLMAKKTSHFKSCYKDENVKEPEMEVISSIDFGAMNKIPSFANTHPKVMSNKIASFDWADQLNYSKELGRKPVHKHERTKYRFLTAVERLFFPNGIFNFKNYQIIK from the coding sequence ATGAAGATTAGTGGTTTTACAATGGTTAAAAATGCGGGTAAACTTTATTATCCGTTTAAAGAGTCTGTTTTATCTATTTTGCCAATCGTTGATGAATTTGTAATTGCATTAGGAGATTGTGATCAAGAAGATAATACCTTACAACTTATAGAGGAAATAAATAGTCCAAAGATTAAAGTGATAAATACAGTTTGGGACGTAAAGGAATATCCCCATGGCTCAATTTTAGCTCAGCAAACAGATGTTGCTAAAGAGCATTGCACTGGCGATTGGCTTTTTTATCTTCAGGCTGATGAAGTGATTCATGAAAAAGATCACCAAACGATTGTTGAGACTTGTAAAAAACATGTTGATAATTCAGATGTAGAAGGATTATTATTCAAGTATATTCATTTTTGGGGAGACTATGATCATGCTTTTGTAAGCAATCATGGTTGGTATCGTAACGAGATACGAATTATCAGAAATCAAAAAAATATTCATTCGTGGCGAGATGCTCAGAGCTTTAGAGTGATTGATAATTTTTCTAAAGAAAAATATCTTGAGAAAGAAGAAACACGTAAGCTGAATGTTGCTCCTTTAGATGCTGATGTATACCATTATGGTTGGGTAAGGCCTCCCAAATTAATGGCGAAAAAAACTTCACACTTTAAAAGTTGTTACAAAGATGAGAACGTGAAGGAACCTGAAATGGAAGTTATTTCATCAATAGACTTTGGAGCTATGAATAAGATTCCTTCATTTGCAAATACACATCCTAAAGTAATGAGTAATAAAATTGCTTCGTTTGATTGGGCAGATCAGCTAAATTATTCAAAAGAGTTGGGAAGAAAACCAGTTCATAAACATGAAAGAACTAAATATAGGTTTCTAACAGCAGTTGAGAGGTTGTTTTTCCCCAACGGTATATTTAATTTTAAGAATTATCAGATAATAAAATGA
- the rfaD gene encoding ADP-glyceromanno-heptose 6-epimerase has translation MIIVTGGAGFIGSNIIKGLNQAGITDILVVDNLAQTQKYLNLNKLDFSDYVDKKEFLNRLPSYSNVEAIIHQGACSATTELDANYLIENNYEYSKTLLHYSLDNKIPFIYASSASVYGNGENGFVENPECEYPLNGYAFSKFIFDKYVRKNVDFSKDSKVVGLRYFNVYGYQENHKGSMASVPFHFFNQANENGEIKIFEGSEGFLRDFIFIEDVVKVVLFFLKDGQSGIYNCGTGNERSFLDMANIFVEKYGECKITTIPFPEHLKGKYQAFTKANTDNLREAGYTNSFTSLEEGMEKYLSVLQKSKGLFI, from the coding sequence ATGATAATTGTAACAGGTGGTGCAGGATTTATAGGTAGTAATATTATCAAAGGTTTAAATCAGGCAGGCATAACAGATATTTTAGTGGTTGATAATCTAGCTCAAACACAGAAATATCTCAACCTTAATAAGCTTGATTTTTCGGATTATGTTGATAAAAAAGAATTTTTAAATCGTCTGCCAAGTTATTCTAATGTCGAAGCAATTATACATCAAGGAGCTTGTTCTGCAACCACAGAATTAGATGCTAATTATCTAATTGAAAACAATTACGAGTATTCAAAAACTCTTTTACATTATTCGCTGGATAATAAAATACCCTTTATTTATGCTTCCAGCGCATCTGTATATGGTAATGGAGAAAATGGTTTTGTTGAGAATCCCGAATGTGAATACCCATTAAATGGATATGCCTTTTCAAAATTTATTTTTGATAAGTATGTTCGTAAGAATGTTGATTTTTCTAAGGATTCAAAAGTTGTTGGATTAAGATATTTTAATGTATATGGTTACCAGGAAAACCATAAAGGAAGTATGGCTTCAGTTCCTTTTCACTTTTTTAATCAGGCTAACGAAAATGGCGAAATAAAAATATTTGAAGGGAGTGAAGGATTTTTACGTGATTTCATCTTTATCGAAGATGTTGTTAAGGTGGTCCTGTTCTTTTTAAAAGATGGACAGAGTGGAATATACAATTGCGGAACCGGTAATGAACGATCTTTCTTAGATATGGCAAATATTTTCGTTGAAAAATATGGTGAGTGTAAAATTACTACCATACCATTTCCTGAACATTTAAAAGGCAAATATCAGGCTTTTACAAAAGCAAATACTGATAATCTGCGAGAAGCCGGTTATACCAATAGCTTTACAAGTTTAGAAGAAGGCATGGAGAAGTATCTTTCTGTGCTACAAAAAAGTAAAGGACTATTTATTTAA
- a CDS encoding glycoside hydrolase family 43 protein — protein sequence MKQFTFLIAAIVSLLVISCQTKEVKYSGHPLFDDNPLTADPCALVYNDTLYLFTGSDEAEPGQNGFVMKKWYVFSTPDLVNWTNHGVKLTVEDFAWASHNAFAGHCVENHGKFWWYVPMVHKDSTVRENEGFAMGVAVADHPLGPYKDACGKSIIADTTANSIVLNIDPAVYVDDDKQVYMFWGSWNEARYVKLKDNMVETDGPVKTVEAKNFFEAPWIHKKGDTYYLSYAAHYPSTTEYSTSKSIDGPWEYKGVINDTLPNSPTNHQAIITFKGQDYFIYHDASSKTGGPFRRSVCIDKLEYDDNGNIKKVVRTTTGVPQV from the coding sequence ATGAAGCAATTTACATTTTTGATTGCAGCGATAGTCTCTTTGTTAGTTATTTCTTGTCAAACAAAAGAAGTGAAATACAGTGGACATCCTCTTTTTGATGATAATCCGTTAACCGCAGATCCTTGCGCTTTAGTATATAACGATACATTATACTTGTTTACTGGTTCAGATGAAGCAGAACCTGGGCAGAATGGTTTTGTAATGAAAAAATGGTACGTTTTTTCCACTCCTGATCTTGTTAATTGGACTAATCATGGGGTAAAACTAACCGTTGAAGACTTTGCATGGGCATCGCATAATGCTTTTGCCGGTCACTGTGTTGAAAATCACGGAAAATTCTGGTGGTATGTACCAATGGTTCATAAAGATTCAACAGTGCGTGAAAACGAAGGCTTTGCAATGGGCGTTGCTGTAGCTGATCATCCACTTGGGCCTTATAAAGATGCATGCGGTAAATCAATAATTGCTGATACTACAGCTAATTCAATTGTACTAAATATCGACCCTGCTGTTTATGTTGATGATGATAAACAAGTTTATATGTTTTGGGGATCGTGGAACGAAGCTCGCTATGTAAAACTAAAAGACAACATGGTTGAGACAGATGGCCCGGTAAAAACAGTTGAAGCTAAAAACTTTTTCGAAGCTCCTTGGATACATAAAAAAGGTGACACTTATTATCTTTCGTATGCTGCCCATTATCCATCAACAACTGAGTATTCAACTTCAAAAAGCATAGATGGCCCATGGGAATACAAAGGTGTGATTAATGATACCTTACCTAATTCACCAACTAATCATCAGGCCATCATTACTTTTAAAGGACAAGATTATTTCATCTATCACGATGCCAGCTCGAAAACCGGAGGTCCATTCCGTCGAAGTGTTTGTATCGACAAATTGGAATACGACGACAACGGCAATATCAAAAAAGTAGTACGAACCACTACTGGAGTGCCTCAAGTTTAA
- a CDS encoding glycosyltransferase family 9 protein: MHNIESNNQRKFLVIQTAFIGDVILSLPVISKLKRFYPESSVDILVRKGNESLLENNPNVNEVIIFDKRNKKYRNTIKVINTIRKNKYDVVVNIQRYATTGLITALSGANVKIGFDKNPLSVFYTKKITHIFDTNNKNTHEVHRNLSLIQDLTDSSFEMPKMYPSQKDFEIVKIEKPYFCLLPGSVWFTKQYPENKWVELMNELPNNYTLVLMGGKGDKDYCQQIIDQCTHPDVQNKAGELSFNQSAAIMQNATMNFVNDSAPLHICSAVNAPVRAMFCSTIPAFGYFPLSKDSKVLESPHKLECRPCGLHGKKECPKGHFKCGDIPVSIILDSLQTL; the protein is encoded by the coding sequence ATGCATAATATCGAAAGCAATAACCAACGTAAATTTCTTGTGATACAGACTGCGTTTATAGGTGATGTGATACTTTCTTTGCCTGTGATTTCAAAACTTAAGCGTTTTTATCCGGAATCATCTGTCGATATTTTAGTACGAAAAGGTAATGAAAGCCTATTAGAAAATAATCCTAATGTAAATGAAGTAATTATTTTTGATAAGCGAAACAAGAAATATCGCAATACAATTAAGGTAATTAACACAATTAGAAAGAATAAGTATGATGTTGTTGTTAATATACAGCGTTATGCCACTACAGGTTTAATTACTGCATTATCAGGAGCTAATGTGAAAATTGGCTTTGATAAAAATCCATTGTCTGTATTCTACACAAAAAAAATCACACACATTTTCGATACCAATAATAAGAATACGCATGAGGTTCATCGTAATCTTTCATTAATTCAAGATTTAACCGATTCGTCATTTGAGATGCCAAAAATGTATCCTTCACAAAAGGATTTCGAAATAGTTAAAATTGAAAAACCATATTTCTGTTTGTTACCTGGATCTGTTTGGTTTACCAAACAATATCCCGAAAATAAATGGGTTGAGCTAATGAATGAACTTCCCAACAATTATACCTTGGTATTGATGGGAGGAAAAGGAGATAAAGATTATTGTCAGCAAATTATAGATCAATGTACTCATCCTGATGTGCAAAATAAAGCTGGAGAATTATCATTTAACCAATCTGCTGCTATTATGCAGAATGCAACCATGAATTTTGTAAACGACTCAGCTCCTTTGCATATTTGTTCTGCTGTTAATGCTCCAGTTAGAGCAATGTTTTGCTCTACTATACCAGCTTTTGGATATTTCCCTTTATCAAAAGATTCAAAGGTTCTTGAATCACCTCATAAACTTGAATGCCGTCCATGTGGCTTGCACGGTAAAAAAGAATGTCCTAAAGGCCATTTTAAATGTGGCGACATACCTGTATCGATAATACTAGATAGTTTACAAACTTTGTAA